Proteins encoded together in one Oncorhynchus masou masou isolate Uvic2021 chromosome 3, UVic_Omas_1.1, whole genome shotgun sequence window:
- the LOC135518057 gene encoding zinc finger protein 135-like, with product MLFYSLFILHFLLTIVKAFSLVMANSVAFHTQLASIMEVLANAAVAEICELVDNGYAVLHVEISRGQKENETLRRKLRLMEMKVSSASTPRVGMGSSILPHSRSHLGTESKRTSNREVRCRGAIDSKLVTSMFRHRESSGDTGQTTTPRKTAGLEEINPKSPTIKEEMWEESWENHDQWGRLSSGALNHSADGGERQSNVDTEAAQPISKQENASSCLWVSGETDNNLLPGSNNLSVNKRALNPGLENGDGIVKSEDFDCMMFEPHRQLGTLHTQGSGADLPECSYSHVDVVATQSESENGFPYEMSKVIPSITEHKKPVAYQDGRQRALLPSEPHRTGGKGMETGSNGLVSHDSHNNDGSNNGDVSAGKLLICSFCGKTLACLKNLKTHLRVHTGEKPFSCAQCGKRFSDSSNLKRHQSVHTGERRYGCSHCGKRFAQSGSLKVHMSVHTGCKQFRCMHCGKTFISANHLNRHISVHDG from the exons ATGCTTTTCTACAGCCTATTTATTCTACACTTCCTATTAACAATCGTGAAAGCATTTTCTCTAGTAATGGCAAATTCCGTTGCTTTTCACACTCAGCTAGCCTCCATCATGGAGGTTTTGGCTAATGCGGCCGTGGCTGAAATCTGCGAGCTTGTTGACAATGGCTATGCCGTCCTGCATGTGGAGATATCTCGAGGCCAGAAGGAGAATGAAACTTTGAGGAGAAAACTACGGCTGATGGAGATGAAAGTGTCTAGTGCGAGTACTCCGAGAGTGGGAATGGGAAGCTCCATCCTTCCGCACAGTCGCTCTCACCTTGGCACGGAATCGAAAAGGACATCAAACC GCGAGGTACGATGTCGGGGAGCAATTGATTCTAAGTTGGTAACCAGCATGTTTAGGCACAGAGAGTCCTCAGGTGACACTGGACAAACGACAACACCGAGAAAG ACTGCAGGGTTGGAAGAGATAAACCCCAAATCACCTACCATCAAAGAGGAGATGTGGGAAGAATCCTGGGAGAATCATGACCAATGGGGGAGACTGAGTAGTG GAGCTTTAAATCACAGTGCTGATGGAGGAGAAAGGCAATCCAATGTCGACACAGAGGCTGCTCAACCAATCAGCAAACAGGAGAACGCCAGCTCTTGTTTATGGGTGAGTGGTGAAACGGACAACAACCTCCTGCCAGGATCAAATAACCTGAGTGTGAACAAAAGAGCTCTAAACCCAGGACTGGAAAATGGTGATGGAATAGTTAAAAGTGAGGACTTTGATTGTATGATGTTTGAGCCCCACAGACAACTTGGGACCCTTCACACACAGGGTTCTGGGGCTGATCTTCCCGAGTGCTCTTACTCTCATGTGGATGTTGTAGCCACTCAATCAGAGTCAGAGAATGGATTCCCCTATGAAATGAGCAAAGTGATTCCCTCCATAACTGAGCACAAAAAACCTGTCGCTTACCAGGACGGTAGACAGAGGGCGCTGTTGCCCTCAGAGCCTCACAGGACTGGAGGAAAAGGCATGGAAACAGGATCCAATGGTTTGGTCTCCCATGACAGTCATAACAATGATGGGAGTAACAATGGCGACGTCTCAGCAGGTAAGCTGTTAATTTGTAGTTTCTGCGGTAAGACTTTGGCTTGTCTGAAGAATCTCAAGACACACCTGAGGGTTCATACCGGGGAGAAGCCGTTCAGCTGCGCGCAGTGCGGGAAGCGCTTCTCTGACTCCAGCAACCTCAAGCGACACCAGAGCGTTCACACGGGGGAGAGACGCTACGGCTGCAGCCACTGCGGCAAGCGCTTCGCACAGTCGGGCTCACTCAAAGTGCACATGAGCGTACACACGGGATGTAAGCAGTTCAGATGTATGCACTGTGGGAAGACTTTCATATCGGCCAATCACCTCAATAGACACATCAGTGTTCACGATGGATAA
- the tmem71 gene encoding transmembrane protein 71, whose translation MALPFNGVVTSSPIKRRREKTLANESCQSLGLSLLSSPDSSYACYSVNPVTGSPSSCRRSPRLLNNGYYVLTEDSYTWDDEGNVSLTPSKIKLSYKENLVRIFRRRRKARRSLASLFSDMTETCQSWLDDKVFGGVRHPPLAESSWMEHSTTDLDTSCSFTYDDSEISSMPTKLAREPTVQEEIITETCVHQEHFSQSLGGLLDVPPPSAFLSNSCCRPKPQPADFPMAKALFIILMVFIFSAVFSRCLLWGLTVAFTTFILIMIYLFVSQSGPMGKWRKAKTEDITSKNE comes from the exons GTTCACCtataaagagaaggagagagaaaacattGGCTAACGAGTCATGTCAAAG CCTGGGCCTGTCCCTGTTGTCATCTCCAGATTCATCATATGCGTGTTACTCTGTGAACCCCGTGACGGGCTCCCCCAGCTCCTGCCGCCGGAGCCCCCGCCTCCTCAACAACGGCTACTACGTTCTGACTGAGGACAGCTACACCTGGGATGACGAGGGCAatgtctctctcaccccctccaaaATCAAACTGTCCTACAAAGAGAATCTAGTCAG AATCTTCAGACGCAGGCGGAAGGCCCGCCGGTCTCTCGCTAGTCTGTTTAGTGACATGACTGAGACGTGTCAGTCGTGGCTGGATGACAAAGTGTTCGGAGGGGTGCGTCACCCACCTCTTGCAGAGTCCTCCTGGATGGAGCATAGCACCACCGATTTGGACACCAGCTGCAGCTTCACTTACG ATGACAGTGAGATCAGTTCCATGCCCACGAAGTTAGCTCGCGAGCCCACGGTGCAGGAGGAGATCATCACGGAGACCTGCGTCCACCAGGAGCATTTCAGCCAATCCCTGGGTGGCCTTCTGGATGTCCCGCCCCCCTCAGCCTTCCTCTCCAATAGCTGCTGTCGCCCTAAACCCCAGCCAGCAG ATTTTCCCATGGCGAAAGCTCTCTTCATCATTCTCATGGTCTTTATCTTCTCTGCCGTATTTTCAAG GTGTCTGTTGTGGGGACTGACAGTGGCATTCACCACATTTATATTGATAATGATATATCTAT TTGTCTCACAATCTGGGCCCATGGGCAAGTGGAGAAAAGCGAAGACCGAG GATATTACATCAAAGAATGAGTAG